Proteins found in one Oncorhynchus mykiss isolate Arlee chromosome 17, USDA_OmykA_1.1, whole genome shotgun sequence genomic segment:
- the LOC110485498 gene encoding transcription factor MafG-like isoform X2, whose amino-acid sequence MSTTNKGNKALKVKREPGENGTTLTDDELVTMSVRELNQHLRGLTKDEILQLKQRRRTLKNRGYAASCRVKRVTQKEELEKQKSQLQQEVDKLASENASMRAELDHLRSKYEALQSFARTVARSPGVGLGVGGQRGGGGVGSVIGPLIPGKVAATSVITIVKSKTDARS is encoded by the exons ATGTCGACCACTAATAAGGGAAACAAGGCCTTGAAG gtGAAGAGGGAGCCGGGGGAGAATGGGACCACCCTGACAGATGATGAGCTGGTGACTATGTCTGTCCGGGAGCTCAACCAGCACCTCCGCGGCCTCACCAAGGATGAGATCCTGCAGCTTAAACAGCGCCGGCGCACCCTGAAGAACCGTGGCTACGCCGCCAGCTGCCGGGTCAAACGGGTCACCCAGAAGGAGGAGCTGGAGAAGCAGAAGTCACAGCTTCAACAGGAAGTGGATAAGTTGGCGTCGGAGAACGCCAGCATGAGGGCGGAGCTCGATCACCTGAGGTCGAAGTACGAGGCGCTACAGAGTTTTGCAAGGACTGTGGCGAGGAGCCCGGGAGTGGGGTTAGGGGTCGGGGGtcagaggggaggtggtggggtcGGGTCGGTGATCGGGCCACTCATACCGGGGAAAGTGGCGGCGACGAGTGTCATCACGATAGTGAAGTCGAAAACGGACGCGCGGTCTTAG
- the LOC110485498 gene encoding transcription factor MafG-like isoform X1, translating to MEGREMGLKNEWSSEVCSEGAGSRGMSTTNKGNKALKVKREPGENGTTLTDDELVTMSVRELNQHLRGLTKDEILQLKQRRRTLKNRGYAASCRVKRVTQKEELEKQKSQLQQEVDKLASENASMRAELDHLRSKYEALQSFARTVARSPGVGLGVGGQRGGGGVGSVIGPLIPGKVAATSVITIVKSKTDARS from the exons GTGTGTTCAGAGGGGGCTGGTTCTCGTGGCATGTCGACCACTAATAAGGGAAACAAGGCCTTGAAG gtGAAGAGGGAGCCGGGGGAGAATGGGACCACCCTGACAGATGATGAGCTGGTGACTATGTCTGTCCGGGAGCTCAACCAGCACCTCCGCGGCCTCACCAAGGATGAGATCCTGCAGCTTAAACAGCGCCGGCGCACCCTGAAGAACCGTGGCTACGCCGCCAGCTGCCGGGTCAAACGGGTCACCCAGAAGGAGGAGCTGGAGAAGCAGAAGTCACAGCTTCAACAGGAAGTGGATAAGTTGGCGTCGGAGAACGCCAGCATGAGGGCGGAGCTCGATCACCTGAGGTCGAAGTACGAGGCGCTACAGAGTTTTGCAAGGACTGTGGCGAGGAGCCCGGGAGTGGGGTTAGGGGTCGGGGGtcagaggggaggtggtggggtcGGGTCGGTGATCGGGCCACTCATACCGGGGAAAGTGGCGGCGACGAGTGTCATCACGATAGTGAAGTCGAAAACGGACGCGCGGTCTTAG
- the LOC110485493 gene encoding uncharacterized protein LOC110485493 isoform X7 — protein MTLSSKLSVCCLDEAGEIMEDYEKFIQRRLYELKRKDSNDNNKNQRRTLESPCTRQGSSAIRFHGSPILPPLLTGVQREEMQRHREAAKRTMDRRKTRPSETRMSYVQNILHSVQLRQAPTLEEFFQGEPGLTAANTTNLHHSNVRQVLASENDDVTETKDSLPGSSSPPTLTVMHDGKAGVRGPPMTSTAYGAFTTNHLTTLHNTTTVRETFLDKLVCDPLTPSLARETTTHTNQVAPQTETRTRERLLYDQDKTTNAECVLEEDLASGGATADPLADISHQSSGYVTCENAEATLVLSRTEAGESILSGPEEGTPVGTGGVLLHSTSDTNTTKACNIISHPPVDAEDLEEGSSPCDDDLITGRPADEASVTSSWCNDVIPDYLEEALVTWPLQSSDITPPVEDRRASHPGKKCSTANIVTFPQHQASSSLSDRPEPKIVVTCPQAEASTPDLCKPDQNQNQASDLDLDRPEGPYRLSLQTLLKKSQAALERPKPGRNQPGSEPKSQAGDVDLDPEPVAGPYRLSLQTLLKKSQEHRRRQRQLKNQAKASTCPTRTQEASTHQKMEEEMSFSDKENEEFLQSGRGVSEGRKTRDRDLRKDHLGMGVQFSGPPPLEIFPKEAWVQREEEKARSSIVERMGLEKGCREGILKELEAGNGPSHLVGLEGDTQSPPGVDIDASSAVEDIQLHLSPDIQLHLSPDIQLHLSPDIQLHLSPDIQLHLSPDVTAAPSTLMENLPHPISADASITQKSFYLVREKSSTLPRPSSLGGSRFQTVPTPQFSMSPIRCKSKGDSGGGGRGTPKRQILVNTPLNVDNEVGSVTGQENDAWDQRHLHRAPLVAGGGISQGFTAPTTPLVAGDGTTPMRRSSDQAEQIAQLELNLSSLKILISDLESTLTETPESHQTHNNSQTDNNSNLTMDPPHKYMDYHTPESQAESNLTDSEKGRGDGGQRSAYKMTVVPCRVQGCDSVPPLVKEVEITVTTGYKKQDGRQQQPLAARLVTSLTQKRRVSDVFRKVPYDVIKVPSEVIKVPSEVIKVRNDVVKIPASHKTPFSVLSDASNNQHQPMEWKSYPEDPAHFQSINQSYDVDTPSGLWLQGGSGSEGSLKGHDPAGKQLTPENGGGGQGGASRAKRRLVMHTTEGNRGGGRREVMDRPHSSTPEAAVRSHSQESQQLKQLQLTHAGQVRALKEEQRRQQQQLLQILKMAQLVLLHQP, from the exons ATGACACTTTCCTCCAAACTGTCAGTTTGTTGTCTCGACGAGGCGGGTGAAAT AATGGAAGACTATGAAAAGTTCATACAACGCCGACTTTACGAACTGAAAAGGAAGGATAGCAACGACAACAACAAGAACCAACGCCGGACACTGGAATCACCATGTACTCGCCAAGGATCATCAGCTATCCGTTTCCATGGCTCACCCATCCTTCCTCCATTG CTCACAGGAGTGCAAAGAGAAGAgatgcagagacacagagaggcagcCAAGAGGACCATGGATAGGAGGAAGACTCGGCCCTCTGAGACGAGGATGTCCTACGTTCAGAACATTCTACACAGTGTTCAG CTGAGGCAAGCACCAACACTGGAGGAGTTCTTTCAGGGTGAACCAGGACTAACGGCAGCCAACACCACCAACCTACACCACAGCAATGTCCGCCAGGTTCTAGCGTCGGAGAATGATGATGTCACCGAGACCAAGGACAGCTTGCCGGGGTCGTCCTCCCCACCAACCTTAACCGTCATGCATGATGGGAAAGCAGGCGTCCGAGGTCCTCCCATGACGTCGACAGCCTACGGCGCCTTCACAACAAATCACCTTACAACTCTCCATAACACCACCACTGTGAGGGAGACCTTCCTAGATAAGCTGGTCTGTGACCCACTGACACCTTCTCTAGCTAGAgagacaaccacacacaccaaCCAGGTTGCTCCACAAACAGAGACCCGGACCAGGGAGAGACTCTTGTATGACCAGGATAAGACCACCAATGCTGAGTGTGTTCTGGAGGAGGACCTGGCTTCAGGAGGAGCAACGGCGGATCCTCTAGCTGACATCAGCCACCAGTCTTCTGGGTACGTGACGTGTGAAAACGCGGAGGCCACCTTGGTCCTGAGTCGGACTGAGGCTGGGGAGAGCATTTTGTCAGGGCCGGAGGAGGGGACACCAGTAGGAACGGGGGGGGTTCTCCTACACAGCACCTCGGATACAAACACAACCAAGGCATGTAATATCATCAGCCATCCTCCCGTTGATGCTGAAGATCTGGAGGAGGGGTCGTCCCCGTGTGACGATGACCTCATAACCGGTCGCCCCGCAGATGAGGCGAGCGTGACGTCGTCCTGGTGTAATGACGTCATACCAGACTATTTAGAGGAAGCGTTGGTGACGTGGCCTCTACAGAGCAGCGATATCACACCTCCTGTAGAAGACCGCAGAGCAAGTCACCCAGGAAAGAAGTGTAGCACTGCTAATATTGTGACTTTCCCTCAGCATCAAGCCTCATCATCACTATCAGACCGTCCTGAACCCAAGATTGTAGTGACATGTCCTCAGGCTGAGGCCTCGACACCGGACCTCTgcaaaccagaccagaaccagaaccaggcgTCAGACTTAGACCTGGACCGACCGGAGGGACCATACCGGCTCAGCCTCCAGACTCTTCTAAAGAAATCCCAGGCCGCTTTGGAACGCCCCAAACCAGGCAGGAACCAGCCAGGATCAGAACCAAAGAGCCAGGCTGGAGATGTAGACTTGGACCCGGAACCAGTGGCAGGGCCGTACCGCCTCAGCCTCCAGACCCTGCTGAAGAAGTCCCAGGAGCACCGGAGACGCCAGCGTCAGCTGAAGAACCAGGCCAAGGCCTCTACTTGTCCTACCAG gaCCCAGGAGGCCTCAACACAccagaagatggaggaggagatgagttTCTCAGACAAGGAGAATGAGGAGTTCCTCCAGTCAGGGAGAGGGGTTTCGGAGGGAAGGAAAACCCGGGACAGGGATTTGAGAAAGGATCATCTGGGAATGGGAGTCCAGTTTTCCGGACCGCCACCACTAGAGATATTCCCTAAGGAAGCGTGGGTTCAACGTGAGGAGGAGAAGGCGAGGTCTAGCATTGTGGAAAGAATGGGACTCGAAAAAGGATGTCGTGAAGGAATATTGAAGGAATTGGAGGCTGGAAATGGCCCTTCACATTTGGTTGGTCTAGAAGGAGACACCCAATCTCCTCCAGGAGTGGACATTGATGCTAGCTCGGCAGTCGAAGACATCCAGCTACACCTCTCACCAGACATCCAGCTACACCTCTCACCAGACATCCAGCTACACCTCTCACCAGACATCCAGCTACACCTCTCACCAGACATCCAGCTACACCTCTCACCAGACGTCACAGCAGCACCGTCAACGCTAATGGAGAACCTTCCACATCCTATCTCAGCCGATGCCTCCATAACCCAGAAATCATTCTACCTAGTCAGGGAGAAGAGCTCTACCCTGCCGAGGCCTTCCTCTCTGGGGGGTAGTAGGTTCCAGACCGTCCCTACCCCCCAGTTTAGTATGAGCCCTATCCGCTGTAAGAGTAAAGGAGACAGTGGGGGAGGAGGGCGTGGCACCCCCAAGAGGCAGATCCTGGTAAACACACCTTTGAATGTAGACAATGAGGTGGGGTCGGTGACTGGGCAGGAAAATGATGCTTGGGACCAAAGGCATCTGCATAGAGCACCCCTAGTGGCTGGGGGTGGTATATCACAAGGCTTTACTGCTCCTACAACTCCCCTAGTGGCTGGGGATGGTACAACACCTATGCGTAGGAGCTCAGACCAGGCAGAACAGATAGCTCAGCTGGAGCTCAACCTGTCCAGCCTCAAAATACTGATCTCAGACCTGGAGTCCACACTAACAGAGACACCAGAGAGCCACCAGACACACAACAACAGCCAGACTGATAATAATAGTAACCTTACCATGGACCCGCCACATAAATACATGGACTACCATACACCTGAGAGTCAGGCAGAGAGTAACCTTACTGACAGTGAGAAAGGAAGAGGGGatggaggtcagaggtcagcttATAAGATGACGGTGGTCCCCTGTAGAGTCCAGGGGTGTGACAGCGTACCTCCATTGGTCAAGGAGGTGGAGATCACTGTTACAACAGGTTACAAAAAACAAGATGGTCGCCAGCAGCAGCCTCTTGCAGCGCGCCTCGTCACCTCCCTCACTCAGAAGAGGAGAGTTTCTGACGTGTTCCGGAAGGTTCCATATGATGTCATCAAGGTTCCGTCGGAAGTCATCAAGGTTCCGTCGGAAGTCATCAAGGTTCGGAATGACGTCGTCAAGATTCCAGCATCACACAAAACACCTTTCTCCGTCCTCTCAGACGCTAGTAACAACCAGCACCAGCCAATGGAGTGGAAGAGTTACCCGGAAGACCCCGCCCACTTCCAATCCATCAACCAATCGTATGACGTGGACACGCCCTCAGGGCTCTGGCTCCAGGGAGGGTCAGGGTCAGAGGGGTCGTTGAAAGGTCATGACCCCGCGGGGAAGCAGCTGACCCCTGAGAACGGAGGTGGTGGTCAGGGAGGGGCGTCAAGGGCCAAACGTAGACTGGTCATGCACACGACAGAGGGGAACAGGGGAGGAGGACGAAGAGAGGTGATGGACAGGCCTCACTCCAGTACTCCTGAAG CTGCGGTGCGGTCACACAGTCAGGAGAGCCAGCAGCTGAAGCAGCTCCAGCTGACCCATGCAGGCCAGGTCAGAGCCctgaaggaggagcagaggagacagCAGCAACAACTACTGCAG ATTCTTAAAATGGCCCAGCTTGTGCTGTTACATCAACCTTAA
- the LOC110485493 gene encoding uncharacterized protein LOC110485493 isoform X8: MTLSSKLSVCCLDEAGEIMEDYEKFIQRRLYELKRKDSNDNNKNQRRTLESPCTRQGSSAIRFHGSPILPPLLTGVQREEMQRHREAAKRTMDRRKTRPSETRMSYVQNILHSVQLRQAPTLEEFFQGEPGLTAANTTNLHHSNVRQVLASENDDVTETKDSLPGSSSPPTLTVMHDGKAGVRGPPMTSTAYGAFTTNHLTTLHNTTTVRETFLDKLVCDPLTPSLARETTTHTNQVAPQTETRTRERLLYDQDKTTNAECVLEEDLASGGATADPLADISHQSSGYVTCENAEATLVLSRTEAGESILSGPEEGTPVGTGGVLLHSTSDTNTTKACNIISHPPVDAEDLEEGSSPCDDDLITGRPADEASVTSSWCNDVIPDYLEEALVTWPLQSSDITPPVEDRRASHPGKKCSTANIVTFPQHQASSSLSDRPEPKIVVTCPQAEASTPDLCKPDQNQNQASDLDLDRPEGPYRLSLQTLLKKSQAALERPKPGRNQPGSEPKSQAGDVDLDPEPVAGPYRLSLQTLLKKSQEHRRRQRQLKNQAKASTCPTRTQEASTHQKMEEEMSFSDKENEEFLQSGRGVSEGRKTRDRDLRKDHLGMGVQFSGPPPLEIFPKEAWVQREEEKARSSIVERMGLEKGCREGILKELEAGNGPSHLVGLEGDTQSPPGVDIDASSAVEDIQLHLSPDIQLHLSPDIQLHLSPDIQLHLSPDIQLHLSPDVTAAPSTLMENLPHPISADASITQKSFYLVREKSSTLPRPSSLGGSRFQTVPTPQFSMSPIRCKSKGDSGGGGRGTPKRQILVNTPLNVDNEVGSVTGQENDAWDQRHLHRAPLVAGGGISQGFTAPTTPLVAGDGTTPMRRSSDQAEQIAQLELNLSSLKILISDLESTLTETPESHQTHNNSQTDNNSNLTMDPPHKYMDYHTPESQAESNLTDSEKGRGDGGQRSAYKMTVVPCRVQGCDSVPPLVKEVEITVTTGYKKQDGRQQQPLAARLVTSLTQKRRVSDVFRKVPYDVIKVPSEVIKVPSEVIKVRNDVVKIPASHKTPFSVLSDASNNQHQPMEWKSYPEDPAHFQSINQSYDVDTPSGLWLQGGSGSEGSLKGHDPAGKQLTPENGGGGQGGASRAKRRLVMHTTEGNRGGGRREVMDRPHSSTPEAAVRSHSQESQQLKQLQLTHAGQVRALKEEQRRQQQQLLQFLSLILSDS, translated from the exons ATGACACTTTCCTCCAAACTGTCAGTTTGTTGTCTCGACGAGGCGGGTGAAAT AATGGAAGACTATGAAAAGTTCATACAACGCCGACTTTACGAACTGAAAAGGAAGGATAGCAACGACAACAACAAGAACCAACGCCGGACACTGGAATCACCATGTACTCGCCAAGGATCATCAGCTATCCGTTTCCATGGCTCACCCATCCTTCCTCCATTG CTCACAGGAGTGCAAAGAGAAGAgatgcagagacacagagaggcagcCAAGAGGACCATGGATAGGAGGAAGACTCGGCCCTCTGAGACGAGGATGTCCTACGTTCAGAACATTCTACACAGTGTTCAG CTGAGGCAAGCACCAACACTGGAGGAGTTCTTTCAGGGTGAACCAGGACTAACGGCAGCCAACACCACCAACCTACACCACAGCAATGTCCGCCAGGTTCTAGCGTCGGAGAATGATGATGTCACCGAGACCAAGGACAGCTTGCCGGGGTCGTCCTCCCCACCAACCTTAACCGTCATGCATGATGGGAAAGCAGGCGTCCGAGGTCCTCCCATGACGTCGACAGCCTACGGCGCCTTCACAACAAATCACCTTACAACTCTCCATAACACCACCACTGTGAGGGAGACCTTCCTAGATAAGCTGGTCTGTGACCCACTGACACCTTCTCTAGCTAGAgagacaaccacacacaccaaCCAGGTTGCTCCACAAACAGAGACCCGGACCAGGGAGAGACTCTTGTATGACCAGGATAAGACCACCAATGCTGAGTGTGTTCTGGAGGAGGACCTGGCTTCAGGAGGAGCAACGGCGGATCCTCTAGCTGACATCAGCCACCAGTCTTCTGGGTACGTGACGTGTGAAAACGCGGAGGCCACCTTGGTCCTGAGTCGGACTGAGGCTGGGGAGAGCATTTTGTCAGGGCCGGAGGAGGGGACACCAGTAGGAACGGGGGGGGTTCTCCTACACAGCACCTCGGATACAAACACAACCAAGGCATGTAATATCATCAGCCATCCTCCCGTTGATGCTGAAGATCTGGAGGAGGGGTCGTCCCCGTGTGACGATGACCTCATAACCGGTCGCCCCGCAGATGAGGCGAGCGTGACGTCGTCCTGGTGTAATGACGTCATACCAGACTATTTAGAGGAAGCGTTGGTGACGTGGCCTCTACAGAGCAGCGATATCACACCTCCTGTAGAAGACCGCAGAGCAAGTCACCCAGGAAAGAAGTGTAGCACTGCTAATATTGTGACTTTCCCTCAGCATCAAGCCTCATCATCACTATCAGACCGTCCTGAACCCAAGATTGTAGTGACATGTCCTCAGGCTGAGGCCTCGACACCGGACCTCTgcaaaccagaccagaaccagaaccaggcgTCAGACTTAGACCTGGACCGACCGGAGGGACCATACCGGCTCAGCCTCCAGACTCTTCTAAAGAAATCCCAGGCCGCTTTGGAACGCCCCAAACCAGGCAGGAACCAGCCAGGATCAGAACCAAAGAGCCAGGCTGGAGATGTAGACTTGGACCCGGAACCAGTGGCAGGGCCGTACCGCCTCAGCCTCCAGACCCTGCTGAAGAAGTCCCAGGAGCACCGGAGACGCCAGCGTCAGCTGAAGAACCAGGCCAAGGCCTCTACTTGTCCTACCAG gaCCCAGGAGGCCTCAACACAccagaagatggaggaggagatgagttTCTCAGACAAGGAGAATGAGGAGTTCCTCCAGTCAGGGAGAGGGGTTTCGGAGGGAAGGAAAACCCGGGACAGGGATTTGAGAAAGGATCATCTGGGAATGGGAGTCCAGTTTTCCGGACCGCCACCACTAGAGATATTCCCTAAGGAAGCGTGGGTTCAACGTGAGGAGGAGAAGGCGAGGTCTAGCATTGTGGAAAGAATGGGACTCGAAAAAGGATGTCGTGAAGGAATATTGAAGGAATTGGAGGCTGGAAATGGCCCTTCACATTTGGTTGGTCTAGAAGGAGACACCCAATCTCCTCCAGGAGTGGACATTGATGCTAGCTCGGCAGTCGAAGACATCCAGCTACACCTCTCACCAGACATCCAGCTACACCTCTCACCAGACATCCAGCTACACCTCTCACCAGACATCCAGCTACACCTCTCACCAGACATCCAGCTACACCTCTCACCAGACGTCACAGCAGCACCGTCAACGCTAATGGAGAACCTTCCACATCCTATCTCAGCCGATGCCTCCATAACCCAGAAATCATTCTACCTAGTCAGGGAGAAGAGCTCTACCCTGCCGAGGCCTTCCTCTCTGGGGGGTAGTAGGTTCCAGACCGTCCCTACCCCCCAGTTTAGTATGAGCCCTATCCGCTGTAAGAGTAAAGGAGACAGTGGGGGAGGAGGGCGTGGCACCCCCAAGAGGCAGATCCTGGTAAACACACCTTTGAATGTAGACAATGAGGTGGGGTCGGTGACTGGGCAGGAAAATGATGCTTGGGACCAAAGGCATCTGCATAGAGCACCCCTAGTGGCTGGGGGTGGTATATCACAAGGCTTTACTGCTCCTACAACTCCCCTAGTGGCTGGGGATGGTACAACACCTATGCGTAGGAGCTCAGACCAGGCAGAACAGATAGCTCAGCTGGAGCTCAACCTGTCCAGCCTCAAAATACTGATCTCAGACCTGGAGTCCACACTAACAGAGACACCAGAGAGCCACCAGACACACAACAACAGCCAGACTGATAATAATAGTAACCTTACCATGGACCCGCCACATAAATACATGGACTACCATACACCTGAGAGTCAGGCAGAGAGTAACCTTACTGACAGTGAGAAAGGAAGAGGGGatggaggtcagaggtcagcttATAAGATGACGGTGGTCCCCTGTAGAGTCCAGGGGTGTGACAGCGTACCTCCATTGGTCAAGGAGGTGGAGATCACTGTTACAACAGGTTACAAAAAACAAGATGGTCGCCAGCAGCAGCCTCTTGCAGCGCGCCTCGTCACCTCCCTCACTCAGAAGAGGAGAGTTTCTGACGTGTTCCGGAAGGTTCCATATGATGTCATCAAGGTTCCGTCGGAAGTCATCAAGGTTCCGTCGGAAGTCATCAAGGTTCGGAATGACGTCGTCAAGATTCCAGCATCACACAAAACACCTTTCTCCGTCCTCTCAGACGCTAGTAACAACCAGCACCAGCCAATGGAGTGGAAGAGTTACCCGGAAGACCCCGCCCACTTCCAATCCATCAACCAATCGTATGACGTGGACACGCCCTCAGGGCTCTGGCTCCAGGGAGGGTCAGGGTCAGAGGGGTCGTTGAAAGGTCATGACCCCGCGGGGAAGCAGCTGACCCCTGAGAACGGAGGTGGTGGTCAGGGAGGGGCGTCAAGGGCCAAACGTAGACTGGTCATGCACACGACAGAGGGGAACAGGGGAGGAGGACGAAGAGAGGTGATGGACAGGCCTCACTCCAGTACTCCTGAAG CTGCGGTGCGGTCACACAGTCAGGAGAGCCAGCAGCTGAAGCAGCTCCAGCTGACCCATGCAGGCCAGGTCAGAGCCctgaaggaggagcagaggagacagCAGCAACAACTACTGCAG tttctctctctgattctctcagATTCTTAA